The nucleotide window GCCTTTTGGCTCAGTTGACTCCATCTTCTCCTCACAGCAGCCACGTCTCTCTGCTCCATCCAGCATGCAGAACTACGTCAGGCATGTGGAGCTGCTCGGCTTTGAAAAGCGCTTCTTCCCAAGTCAGCACTATGTAAGACTCTAGAATTTCttccataaaacacacattttactcaTCACATTTTGACTGAACATTTCGGGATTAGTCAATGCACACTTTAAATCATAGTTGAGTGTTTGAAATGTGTggattttgtttgcttttgtgacAGGGCAGTATGTTAGACTCTTCTGAGTCACAAACAGGTTCGTAAATGTGCTTGAAACCCTGTGATGAATTTTTTCATCATAAAGGACATGCTAATAACCAAATCAAATGTCACGATAGTTTTGACAGAATACCTCAATACTGGTATTGTGACAAGAATGTGGGAGTGACTGTTGGAGCTTTCATTAGATATttacaagacatttttgataaacaatcagtGATGCGAATATGACAAATGAACTGATAGAtacaaacaacagaacaactaGAGCAATTTAATAAGTTCAGCAAAATGCCTGTCTCAACTGTCATGAAGGCTTTTAAACTAAGaaatggcaacacacacacggtaTCATGTTATGATGATATCTGAAATTCCAGACAATATCTattctcatatcacaatattgatataatatcgatATATTGCCAGGACCTAGCCTGAATCACATATCAATAAATGCTTTAAAGTCACTGAGAATTGGAAGCTGCAACTACAGCCACTTCCATCTCAGCAACTTTAAAGAAAATTTTACTGCCAAAATTTCTGCTACTGAAATGTTCTGGAAAACGTTGACAACTAAGTTCTTGAAAGTTCTTGAATGGAATGTGAATTTGACCTGAAAAGCTATAGAAATCATAAGGCAAATCTGAGAGTAATTATATCTCATATAATACAAACAGTGTGCACTAATATATGCATATAGGCAGACTTAAATATTTGATGAGGATGATCATGATGCTGAATCCTCACATGACTGAGCTGTATACTGAGCTGAAATAAAGGGGCTTCGTATGAAGCAGCATTAAAGAATCATTACCAGGTGACATTTTATTGGCTGCCTGGggcattttggtttgttttctataaactgtggggcctttaaagccctttgagactgtacaAGTGATTAAGGGCTCcacataaagttgaacttgATTAAAAAATGGTAAAGCTGAGACTGTCAGCCTCTAGctgaaattttacattttgttgcattctgatccaaaatgttggatttttgATTTGTCAGTAAATCTTCTGGGttactttatggcacaacagcagATGGTGAACAGAGTAAAAGCCTGATGTAATCCTGATATAATCATTGGTATTCTTAATCATTGGTATtcttattgatttgatttgattttctattGGCAGGTCTACATGCTGATTATAAAATGGAGCGACCTCTCTGAGAAGCTGATCTACAGGACATATCCTGAGATCCACACCTTCCATGTGAGTTCCTCTGCACCGCAAAACAACTGTTACGTAGCTCAGAGACATCATCCCAAGCTCTTTGGGGGTTATCTGTCTCAAAAACACAGCTTTTCCCTCTTATTTTAATCAGCTGAATCAGCAAATCCACTAAACCTAAGCCTAatccaaaataaaatagaatgaaGTTGTTCCGTGTTGAGACAAGTTGTGTTTTGCCGTAGAAAACCCTGAAGGAGATGTTTCCCATCGAGGCTGGTCAAATcgagaagaaagacagaatcATCCCTTCATTACCTGGTGAAAACACAACTGCATACCcttaacacaacacacacactcctcactactttctttttttttttttttttttttttttgtctttggagTTACAAAAACAATATGCCCCTTTTGGCTTCTTTGTCTCATCTGCACAGATTACGTTTCTTCACTCCTTTGTCAGTTCCTGTCATAGCTGGGAaatataatgtgtgtttcaacagaGCAttgtgaaactaaatgactgtCACTGCAGAATATAGTAATCAGAATCGCTTAATTCAAGTACAGGAAATAAAGAGGAATTAGTTTTGGCGACGTGTGCAGAGAGGCTACAGAGCTGATGGAGTGTGAGCCCCCAGCACACATGTGTTAGACTATATATATGCAATGGAGAGCAATGCATGTtcgaagaaaaggaaaggaaagtatTTTTATTGAATGCGTGCGTCCAGGAAGCACCTGTGATTATGAACCAAACGCGCTACTCtacttctcttttctctgttactGAGGCAAATACAACCTGCAACAAGACAGAAATGTTTGCATCAGAGTTTGCTTAAGTTTTATGGTTTTGACCCAACTTTAAAGCTGGCAAGACTAGATGTTTGTAATACCCACAGCATGAGCTACTTTGTATGTTGTCCTGtgaaaacagaaatcctcttGACATGCTGCTGGACATCTGACCTACAATGACCAGACATCCCACTTTCATGCTCGCTGTGTGTGTCTTCGCTcccacattttaaaacaaacatcgACATGTTATACATCAAAAATGTTCagcattttctgctgaatctaatgatGCCAGGATtcaaacagctgcaaaaaacagcagacagagacTGTGTTATGGGCTGCCACTGCTtgtgcacactgacaaataccttGTGTCTAAGGTATCTCACAATGAGTACATATATTATAATCCACCAGTGCAATCACTATGTTTTGTGTGTACTATTTTTACTTTGCCATTTTTCGTTTGCTGATGTGCTGTTTGTGGTGTTGAATGGTGCTCGGTGTCATCTAAGTGCTGAAATAACCgtcccccatcctgatgaagacACCTATGGTACGTGCATAAGCGcgtacatgtgcacatgcattaaCATACAACTAACCTTAAGTATACGTACTCTTAAGTATACTTAAGGGTCTCtgtttgggagttggaaaatatgaTCACCCTAAATtaaccatgacatttttttttttctgacagatgAAGCTCAGACATTGCGTAgttgtgtattttcagcagatAGTTTTGGTTCCTCATCAGTCTTCGAGGTCTGGAGGTGAACCAAAGCATTTGTCGTGAAAGCAGAACTCATAAGACTCATACAAGTTTTGCTTACACAACAAATCTGGCGCAATGTGGAGAAGGAGAAGCAACGAGAAACCTCAATTCTCCTGCAATACCTCAATCTTACCTAGACCATACATACACTGATGTGGAAATTCCCATGTCTTCACCTGCGagtgggagttttttttttttttttttttttttttgagtttcgAAAGCCACAAACTAAAGGAGGAAAGTGAAACGAGGATTGTTCTGCACTGTCTCAGCCATACAACTGCAGCcctgaggcggatctacgggtgggcctggatgggcgtaggccacccagattgacagcttgcccaccctatcagattcaagaccaaaaaatgactaactaaataaataaacgttttaatgtcctttttccaacgtgtattttatgctcgtttacaacctctcggctcgtttaccgagaggttttttttttctttcatcatatcattttatacatgtctatctaaaaaaataaacaaaatgaaataacaggcccatccagaattttttaggcccacccattagccatgttctgtatccgccactgcTGCAGCCCCTCAggctttaagtctttatgctaagctaacatgaaatgctgcctgtaggaaccaaaccactggctatacagaggtgaaaatgttatCAAACACCTTAGAGACACCTTAGTCAGAAAAAGGGGactttgtccaaaatgttaGCGTATTCCTTTAAGATGAGAAGTTTCTGTGATACGAGGTGTGTTCTCAGGTAGGAACACACCTCAGCTGTCCAGCTGACGTGTgttcctctctgtgtcctcaGCTCCCAGGTGGGTGGACAGCCAAAAGTCCACAGAGACAAGGCAGAGCACCCTGGCAGAGTACTGCCATTCTCTCATCAACCTGCCACCTCACATCTCGCGTTGCACGCTGGTCTGCAGCTTCTTCAAGGTCCGACCGGAGGATGAAAACCCACCTGCCCCAAACCCGTCAGTATAACACGCATGATGCCAACTGATCTGGTAGACAGTTTGAATGGGGACTTGCAggagacacaggagagagagaggttataTGATTTGCAGTTGAGATTCCAGGTGTGACTTTTAAGTGTGCGAAACTGTGTCCAGCCTGttcaaattttaataaaatttgtATATGAAagatgcaacaaaataaaatgcaaatttggTGTTTCCATTAGTTGAGGCAAAGACAATACATAAAGAAAAATGGTAAAATCTTAAGGAATTCAGCACAGAAAGTCAGTCATAATTGCAAAATATCTGCAAAAATCTCAGATAATTGAATCAAGACCCCAACTCCCTGTACATTATCCTGCACAGATGTAGGTCTATTTAccagcataataataataataataataattttaattgtttatttttatacacAACGAAACTTTAACTCTTCCATGTTCCAGCCTTGCACTGCTGCCATTGGAAGTTTATGTGTGTAAGCAATGACATTCTGTATAATCATTTCATCTGCAGACTGAAGCGAAATGAGACTTTTGTGGTGTCCAGGGATAAGTCCAGAGGCAATGCATCTGGTAAGGCTCATGCTGAACTGTTTTATGTACACCATCTACTCAGCTACATGTGCTTTCAATTCTTCAACATCCCCAACCTTGTGAGTTTGCCCGGTTAACAACTTTGTAATTGAGATGCAATGAAATGAAGATGGGCTAAAGTAAGGTTGAAGACATAATGTTGATTATATTGCTCCTAGAATTTCTGAGCTTACTTGCCGCTTATGAGCTGTTCACATGCATTGCTTCTGCACACCTCAGACTTCATGTCTACTTCCGGTGAACTTGACACACAAGTGAATATGTGTTGACTATACAGTTTCCTCCATATAAAATTGGGAGGCCGCAGCCTTTCTTAAATTTCGTGCCCCGGCGtgattaaacacattctttctaacTATAGACGCTGTTACTgtaggaatactacaggaatattatagtggtCGTGCGcgttgcagttactacaggaataccactgaaatattacaggttgatttatccacctaagcAGAGAACCTCTCAAATCTGCTGGAACAAGTAAGTAATCTGAAATTACAGACGaggtttaaaataaataaaaaaaaaaaaaaaaaaaaaaaaaaaacagactgtgtttttattcattatgcaGCTGCTTTACAGCAGACATGcactttaatttgcatttgGTCCATCAGCTGACATTTCAGCTACTGGGCCACATACACTTGTGTGTCTCTGAGAATATCAATTACCCACTTTTTCAGCAGTTCTCTGTCTTTGGGAAATGTATGGAAGCTGAGCATGGAGTTGAACCTGGCTGAAGCTTATACACTGTGGGACGCAGCAATGATAGGATGTGCAGCTGTCCTTGGTTTCATAGGCTTTGAGCTCATCATTAACAATAAAGGCGAttcaaaaaagaggaaaaacaatgaaaaatcatCACGACATTCCAACTGAAAAACAGTTTATCTGAACCCAGGCAGTCAGCTAACCGGCTTGCTGTAGATAGTGTGGCAGCGTAAGTTGATATGTGAGCTGAGATTTGACCATATACGTCGGAGCCTGCCGTGCATAGAgcccactgctgctgttttgtagcCTTTTTCACCAGCAGTTGTTGCTTATATTAATAAGTGTTATTCCCAAATGCCACCTAATCCTCAAAACTCCACTTAAGAACTTTTGCATCTTATTTGCTCATTCTATCAACTTTTCATATATGCAGCACATTCATTTACttatgcaatttatttatttattccaatttatgtatttacagtGTCTTATAATTGTATCATtgctgttgtattgttttattatttgttatcaGTTTGATAAATGAAGCttattatttcattgttattgttattatttattatcattattattattattattgttgttgttgttgttactagtattgctgttgttgttctaATATTTTGTAAGTAAAGTCTTTAGCAAACTGATAACTAAAGTCATAACCCACAGGGAATGCAAGTTTTATGTCAGCAAATAGTTTCAGAAAGGGCTTTTGAATTGCTAAAATCTGTTGTCTTTACATATTGCCTGTGTATTGTGAGCTGAACAGAGGTTTCACCtcacttttcctcctcctgtcagaGATTTCTGGTCCCATCATACTGGACAGCTACAGGGTGATCGCCGACTTCAGCAAGACTTCCAAACATGAGATCAATCTGCACACCGGGGATCTGGTGGAAATTGTGGAGAAAAGCCCCAATGGTAAGAATGGATAAACACTTAATGCTTTTTGTTCGAACTCCCCTGCCTTTTAAACAACATTTGAACGGAAAGGGAACGGGTCGGGTTGGCTGTTTTCAGAGCTGCCACCTTGGGCAGCCATCACAATAACAATGGATTGAATGGTATTGAGGAACAGCACTCATGAACCCACCAGCACTGTGTCATGGTCATTAGTAATACATTACatattaatcaatcaatcagtcagtcagtcagtcaatcaagtttatttgtcacatgtaaTCATATAAGTGACATGAGTATAAGTGACACATGAGTCACTGTATCTTGGCGGCCCCGGTTgtctgttcttttctgttcaGGTTGGTGGTTCTGCCAGTGTGAGTCAAAACGAGGCTGGGTTCCCGCCTCCTACCTGGAGCCTCTGGACGGACCAGAGGAGGCTGAGGATGCTGAGCCCGACTATGCAGGCAAGTTACCTCTATCTCATCTAGGAATCACACTGTAGTTCCCCCATCACTAATGCTGGCACAGCTTCATAAGTGTGTGCGtttatgagggacgaaaaatgacaaaacaataaataaatgaataaataaataaatacgcatataaatatataaatgcataaataattaaattaataaatatttctacatttatttatttatttatttatttttgtttttattcatgcatttatttatttatttgttgtgaaggaatttatcattaaaatcatgtattgCGTTAGCCTTTGTATGACCTCAGAGTTAAACTGGTGGTTTGTGCCATGGAGCAGACCCTCTACCAGCTTATCTCATTTATAGGTGATCAGTTACTTCTCTGGAATTTATGACTAGACCTGTTCATTAGCTAGATCTGGTTCTGgaaagtttttattgctttattacccGATTGACTATGTAATACATGCAAAGTATATGTAAAATCAGAAGACCTTAAAAGTGTCCTGTCACCTCTGTCACATTGACAATCTACCTCCAAGCTTTGGTGTGTATgattctcctgctgtcacagcattaaAGGCCTGAAGACCATCTGACTGTTCGTTTTTGCTGTAGACTTCCATGACAATTTGGCGACGAGGATGGGATCACTAACCTGATGCCACTGGCCTACAGGAGAAAACTTAGTCTGGACGCAGACAGGGGAACCTCGCTTAGTCTTCAGAGAAGCCCTAAGATTTCTTTGTTGGCTGGTGGACATCAGTAAGTGATCCTTTTAAATATCGAGAGCAATATTGAATAGTCTGATCGTCTTAAGTATTTGGGTCTGGGACCCAAGGGATCCCCTTAGGTCTGGGACCTAAGCAGTAGGAGCAGAGCTCTGGGAGCTCTACGGTAGGAGGCCTGGGGTCTCTGAAGGGTAGGGGAACAGGAGTTCCCTGATCAGGAAGTATTCGTAAGGGGAAAGTAGTCCTCTGAGGACATCAGTGCTCCGAAGTACGAGGCCTGGGGCCTCTAAGCGCGCTAGCCGGAAGGGCAAGAAATCACGTGATAGAGCTCTGGGAGCTCTAAGATAGGAGGCCTGGGGTCTCTAAGCGCGCTAGCCGAAAGGGCAAGAAATCACGTGATAGAGCTCTGGGAGCTCTAAGATAGGAGGCCTGGGGCCTCTAAGCGCGCTAGCCGGAAGGGCAAGAAATCACGTGATAGAGCTCTGGGAGCTCGAAGATAGGAGGCCTGGGGTCTCTGAGGGCGCCAGCCGAAAGGGCTAAAGTGAATTCACGTGGTCTGAGTTGAAGGTTTTGCCGgctatttgtttgtctgtgtttttgtctgtgtttatgtccacgtctgtgcttttgttgttgcaAAGGAGTGCTTTGTCCTGGAAATTGGtggtgttgttttattgtttttgtgagCAGATAATTGATTCTGAAGGTGAAAACCCACTGTATGGAAATTGATGgtgagtagaaaaaaaaagcataaaaaaggaaaaataaacttGCGCGTAAACCTAAAAATCTAGTGAAAGAAGGTCACGTAAATTTAGAAAGATGGAAAACATCAGCGGAAAGAGAAACAATTTTAATGATTTAACCGGTGTTGCAAAATGGATGTATGAAAAGCATGCTGAATTGTGTCTGAATTGTCTTTGTGGTGTGGAAAAGGGGGATTTCCTGCTAAAGGTAGTTTTAGCATCTGTCAACTTGAGCAATTGAGGGAGAAATTAAAACCTATTTATAGAAATaggaaagggaaaagagagtCCTTAGGTAAGTTGGAGGCTTTGGTATGTAGGGTTAAGAAAAGGAGTATGAAAGAAAGAAGGTTGGAAAACATAGCAAagaaggagctgctggagcAAAACCACCTAGAGAACTGGTTGCTGGTAAGTTTGGTTGGGAATTCTGTGAGCCCTTTTGTAGTTATATGACTAAGTGGACAGATGGAAAGTGGCCTAAGGAGGGTAGCTTAGCGCCATGGGCTATACAGCTTTTGAAGGACAACTTAGATGATATATTCCCAGAAGGTAATGTAAGCTGAGACATGCCATACATGAGAAAGTAACAAGAGAGATTTTGCCATGGTGAGCCTTTACACTATAGATCCAGATCTTGATGGCCCACCTCCCTACAACCCTGCAGCTCATTCATGGATTGGAGCAGCAGGAAGGGGGGCAGGACCACAGGCAGTTGGGGGAGAACCACAAACAGGTAGAGGACAGCAAGGTGCTGAGGGTGGAGGTCTTCCTCCCccgcacacacctacacatgtacacacacacactgcatcagcagcagagggagaagtTAGTTCCACAACTAGccttagcacacacacatatcctggTGTGCCACAGATCACTGATTCAGTTAGTTGTAAACCACTCACTAGGGACGAGGTCAGACGCAAACAGAAAGAGGCTGAGTAGGAATATATTTTCACTGAGACCCTGAAATTAAATTGGCAAGATGTGAGAGGTGCTTTTGATGCAAATGTTCCATGGTCTGCTAATATACAAGATACATATACTACACAGCTAAATGCTCTGTACACTCGCATAGAAGAAAGATTTCCACCTAAAATGGACTGGACTAAACTCAGAAATCTGAGGCAAGGGGCAGCAGAGACATGTGAAGACTGGCAGAAGCGGTTGATGAAAGCTTTTGAAGAGTGCAGTGGGTTGCAGAAACCTGATGACATGACCAACCCATCTCCATGGGAAAATCAACTCATTCAATTGCTAGTGGAAGGACTGTCTCCAGACATAAGAAAACTTGTGATCAATAACTGTGTGGGTTGGCAAAATGCTCGCTTGGCTGAAATATTAAGACATGTTTTTCATGCTGAGAATGTCATAGTAACCCAACAGACAGAAGCTGCACGCAAGAAGCAAAAGGAGGACACTAAGCTTCACATGGCCCAGCTCGACTTCTACGACAGTGTCAGCAAAGGGCAAGGACGGAGCAGAGAACGGTACAACCAAGTACCTAAAAGAAACAAATTCCATCAGCAGCAGAGACGACAGACAGACAACTGCTACATCTGTGATGACCCGGATCATTGGGCCCGTGACTGTTCCCTCAAGCGGCGGCAGCAACAACAGGGTTCTGGTACAACATGGGACTTAACACCACCCCATGGTGTCACAGTGAGTAAACCCATGCCCAACTCACAAGGAAGAGACCAATGATTGCCTGCCAATAcaggtgaagaggaagagactcctctcctcctccctgttgtCATTCCACCTACTGACCTGCCTAAATTAGTCCTGCACATTGAAGGTGATGCTTATTAAGTTCTTATTGATACAGGTGCACACTACTCTCTTCTCAAGGTCTCTTTGAAAACATTTCCTATGTCTAATGATTCTTCTCCCACTTTTGGTGTATCAGGCATCTTGGAAAGAAGTGTCTTCACTTAACCCCTTACAGTAATAGATGCAAGTGATGGTACACACTTAAATCATGCTTTTTTGGTGTCTCCCTCCTGTCCTGTTAACCTGTGTGGCAGAGATCTATTGTGTAAACTAGGGATCATCATTGGATGCACTCCTGAGGGGCTCATACCATCCCACAATGAAGAGCGCTTGCTTGGCTGTATGGTACTTTTATTGTCCAACTGTCCCTGCCCACCATTACAGCTGGGACTTCCTAGGGGGAACAGCAGACTAAGTGGCTAGGGATGTGGTAAGACAAGCACAGAACTTATGGCATGGTaaaaatcttgtagtgcaaCCAGATGAGCTTAAATGCAGTGCATATTTTAGTAATGAAAGTCCATGTACAGAATTTGAGAAAGAAAGGTGAGAGGAAGTGTTAAGGGAAAGGATAATAGGAAATGGCCTATTGGTTACGAATGTTTTTGGTTGTGTTGCTCTTAAATTTGACACCTGCTCAGGAAAAGGTAATCGAATGCATGATGCACACCCCCATGTCATTTTAGCAAAGACAGACAAGTGGTCTTGGGACCGGGTGGGGGTGTATGTAAACAGCTGGGTCAAGGCTTGTGATTGGCATACAGATACTGAACAGGCTTTAACCTCAGCTCTGGCTCTAGAAATTCCAGACTCATCTAAACCTTTTAGTCTAtttgttgataaaaaaaaaaaaaaagatggttttATAAAGCTGTTCTGTGTCAAACCCATGGTGACAAGCAAAAACTTGTTGCCTACTATTGACAGGGTTAACGTTAGTTACGTGGTATGCCTGCTTGTGTGAGAGCTGTAGCGGCTGCTGCGgctgtttttctgcttcttctcctcttgCATGTTACAGGGAACTGAAGGTCTTCATCCCACATGCAGTTGCAGCCATCCTTCTACAGAGAAAGACCTCTTATTTGTCGGCAACATGGATTCACAGCTTCCGTTGCAAGAAAGCCCTGGATGTGCCTGTGGATGTGCCTGCAGAAGAAGACTGGAGGAACATCCCTGAAGACAACTGACTGCCATGGAGGGGGGACCAAAATCTTCTTGCATACTTTCAAACAATTAGATCCTCCTTAAATAAGGGCATGACAATCCTCTGCATGATAATCTTCATGATTGTATTCCTCTTGTTTTGGTCTGAACATAACCTGGAGTTTGTTTGAATTTCATGCACTAAGGTTTTTCCCTCACATATGTatatgagggtttttttttctagtgcaCATATTATTAGATAGCCATATGAAGTCTTTTACCCATCTCCAGTCTCTTAAGGGGAAGGGATGTTTGGCCTCATATGTATCATGTGACCTggactttctgttttgtttgggtAACTCTTTATTGAATCCTGTTGGATCAAATTAGGTTGAAAGATGAACAGAATCTCCAGGCCATGTGAGTAGATAAGACTGTGTTTAATAACTTTGTATCCATGTTTATGATATATGTTTATACCACCATACAAtgattttaatgttaaaaaggAGGGAATTGTGAAGgaatttatcattaaaatcatgtattgCGTTAGCCTTTGTATGACCTCAGAGTTAAACTGGTGGTTTGTGCCATGGAGCAGACCCTCTACCAGCTTATCTCATTTATAGGTGATCAGTTACTTCTCTGGAATTTATGACTAGACCTGTTCATTAGCTAGATCTGGTTCTGgaaagtttttattgctttattacccGATTGACTATGTAATACATGCAAAGTATATGTAAAATCAGAAGACCTTAAAAGTGTCCTGTCACCTCTGTCACATTGACAATCTACCTCCAAGCTTTGGTGTGTATgattctcctgctgtcacagcattaaAGGCCTGAAGACCATCTGACTGTTCGTTTTTGCTGTAGACTTCCAtgacatttgtgtatttatacatttatgcatgtatttatttatttatttttacatttatttatttatttatttatttatttatttctacatttatttattcatttatttatttatatatttatttttacatttatttatttatacttttatttatttctacatttattcatttatttattccttcttttatttctacatttatttatttatttctacatttatttatttattcctacatttatttctgtatttctacatttccacatttatttatttctgtatttctgtgtcgtatgttaataaggtgggcggtt belongs to Myripristis murdjan chromosome 14, fMyrMur1.1, whole genome shotgun sequence and includes:
- the ncf1 gene encoding neutrophil cytosol factor 1, whose protein sequence is MQNYVRHVELLGFEKRFFPSQHYVYMLIIKWSDLSEKLIYRTYPEIHTFHKTLKEMFPIEAGQIEKKDRIIPSLPAPRWVDSQKSTETRQSTLAEYCHSLINLPPHISRCTLVCSFFKVRPEDENPPAPNPLKRNETFVVSRDKSRGNASEISGPIILDSYRVIADFSKTSKHEINLHTGDLVEIVEKSPNGWWFCQCESKRGWVPASYLEPLDGPEEAEDAEPDYAGELYITIKAYKAAQDDEMSLETGVTIEVIHKLLDGWWVIRKGEQTGYFPSMFLQRAGKRDIPEPERSGPQRQTPPPRRSTIRNAQSIHNRARQRLSQDTYRRNSRRYLQQKGSRHPEPRKTPAKSPLQERKNQGNIPELSGSSSEGELKKPVPIIPPRPSPELILERCTDNTRKKVSIRKSSSGSSS